The DNA region TCCCTCAGTGCTTGACGCAGTTCTTTTTTGATGAACCCTAAAATGGTTTGATTGACAAATCTCATGGTTCTAAGTCCGTTTTAAATTTTCTGGAGGCCAAAGTGACCAAGATGAGGGCTTGAATGGCAAGCGCGATAAACGGCACCTGTAAGTCGATTAAACCGGCACCTTCCAAAAAGCTGGAACGCGAAATTTCCATGAACCAGCGCGCCGGAAAGATCATCGTAAAGTACTGAAAAAACTGTGGCATACTTTCAATGGGAAAGATAAAGCCCGAAAGCAGAAGCGATGGCATAAATCCTGTCTGCATGGATAATTGCATGGCGAGCTGTTGCTTGCGCGTAACCACTGAAATCAACAGGCCCTGCGCCAAGCTACCAATCAAAAACAACCCACAGCCCAGCAAAAAAACCCAGTGGCTGCCTCTGAACGGGATATTGAAAACGACGCGTGCTAGCCAATAGACCAGTCCGACAGCCCCGAGACCTAAAACCAAATACGGCGCAAGTTTGCCTAAGATAATCTCAATGGGCTTGGCTGGCGTTGAAAGCAGCAGTTCCATGGATCCATTCTCCCATTCGCGTGCGACTGTCAGCGCCGTGAGCAAGATGGAAAGCATCGCCAAAATAATCACCAAAAGCCCGGGGATACTAAACCACCTGCTGTTTAATTCAGCGTTATATAAATATC from Myxococcota bacterium includes:
- a CDS encoding ABC transporter permease — protein: MRIRRAFSIAEKEAMHILRDPFTLGIALLLPFMMVMCFGLCIEFNVKNIPIAVYDADHTVASQKFVEIMGSSGYFVPEYAQGQKGAVSLIDGNKARAALIIPFNFQKDLIAHHRADAQVLLDGSDSSTVGLISGYLNAMSLVAAEKIAKISPPQGVQIKTRYLYNAELNSRWFSIPGLLVIILAMLSILLTALTVAREWENGSMELLLSTPAKPIEIILGKLAPYLVLGLGAVGLVYWLARVVFNIPFRGSHWVFLLGCGLFLIGSLAQGLLISVVTRKQQLAMQLSMQTGFMPSLLLSGFIFPIESMPQFFQYFTMIFPARWFMEISRSSFLEGAGLIDLQVPFIALAIQALILVTLASRKFKTDLEP